One Ochotona princeps isolate mOchPri1 chromosome 29, mOchPri1.hap1, whole genome shotgun sequence genomic region harbors:
- the VPREB3 gene encoding pre-B lymphocyte protein 3, whose amino-acid sequence MACLSLVLLMGTFLAALAQRDALLVFPGQAAQLSCTLNPPEAPIGDYTVSWYQQRPGSSPRYLLYYRSEEDHGRHEDVPDRFSATKDPVHNACILTINPVQPEDDADYFCAVGYY is encoded by the exons ATGGCCTGTCTGAGCCTGGTCCTCCTGATGGGGACCTTCCTGGCAG ccctggcccagcgtGATGCCCTGCTGGTCTTCCCGGGCCAAGCGGCTCAGCTGTCCTGCACACTCAACCCTCCGGAGGCCCCCATTGGGGACTACACCGTGTCCTGGTACCAGCAGCGGCCAGGCAGCTCCCCCCGCTACCTGCTCTACTATCGCTCAGAGGAGGACCACGGGCGGCACGAGGACGTTCCTGACCGGTTCTCGGCAACCAAGGACCCAGTTCATAACGCTTGCATCCTCACCATCAATCCCGTGCAGCCCGAAGACGACGCGGACTACTTTTGCGCCGTGGGTTACTACTGA